Within Quadrisphaera sp. DSM 44207, the genomic segment CTCCGCCTTCTGGTGCACCCGCACGGCGTTGAAGCCCAGCTCCTTGACCAGCTCCACCTCGCGGCGCAGCGCGGCCGCGCTGGGAGCCGCCAGGTGCGAGGTGGGCCAGTAGTTCTGCGCGAGCACCGAGCGCAGGTAGCAGGGCCGGCCGTTGAGCAGGAACGCGCCCCTCCCGGCGCCGGCGGTGCGCAGCCCGAGGTAGCTGGTGACGTCGTCCAGCACCTCGCCCCCGGCGGCGACGCCCGTGCCGCCGTCGCCGCTGGTGAGGACCACCCGGGCGTCGACCAGGCGCGGGTGGTCCGGGGACCACAGCAGCTGCTGCTCGCCCTGGCCGTTCTCCAGCGCGGGGACGCCGATCACCAGGCGGGCGCGCTGCTCGCCCACGCGCGCGGTCTGCTCGGCGAGGACGACCCCGTCCAGGTCCAGGCGCACGGTGACCCGCACCGGCTCGCGCGGCGCCGCGGTGAGGGTGACCTCGCATCCCACGGCGGCCCCCGGGACGTCCGGGGTCCACGCCAGGTGCTCCACGGCGAGCGCGGGCACGACCTCCAGCCACACCGGCTGCCAGATCCCCGAGGTGCGCAGGTACCAGATGTCGTGCGGGACGTCCTGCCAGTCCTGCTTGCCGCGCGGCTGCGTGACGTCGCGCGGGTCGTCCTCGGCGCGCACGACGAGCACGTGCTCGGTGCCCGGGTCCTCGGCGGGGTCGAGCACGTCCGTGACGTCCACCGACCAGGGCGTCTGCCCGCCCTCGTGGCCGCCGAGCAGGGCGCCGTCCAGCCAGGCGCGCGCGCGGTAGTCGACGGCGCCGAAGCGCAGGAGCAGCCGGGAGCCGCGCTCGCGCAGGGCCCGCACGGCCTCGGGCCCGCCGGCGTCGGCCAGCCGCAGGCCGCGGCGGTACCAGAGCACCGGGTGCGGCCCGGGGTCGCCGACGCCCGAGAGCGGGGCCTCGGGCGGGTAGGGGACGGTGATGTCGCGGTCGAAGACGGTGCGGTCGGCCAGGTCGCGCTGGGCGTGCCACCGCTGGGCCAGGCCGGCGCGCTCGTCGTCGTGGGCGAACTGCCACGTGCCCGACAGGTCGCTCCACGCGTCGCGCAGGAGCTGCGGGCGGGGGTGGGTGCCGTCCTGGGCGCTGGCGCGAGCGGGCACGCGGGAACTCCTTCGGGAGGGGCGGGCGGACGAAGGGGGGAGCGCTCAGGGAGCGGGCTGGCGGAGGACGGGCTGGGCCGGTGCGGGGGATCCGGTGGAGCTGCGGCGCACGACGAGCCCGGAGCGGGCGACCACGCGCCGTCCGGGCGCGTCAGTGCCCTCCACGCGCTCGGTGAGCATCTCCACCGCGCTGGTGGCGATGTGGCGCAGGTCCGGGCGCACCGAGCTGAGCGGGGGGCTGAGGTAGGCGGC encodes:
- a CDS encoding glycoside hydrolase family 2 protein, whose amino-acid sequence is MPARASAQDGTHPRPQLLRDAWSDLSGTWQFAHDDERAGLAQRWHAQRDLADRTVFDRDITVPYPPEAPLSGVGDPGPHPVLWYRRGLRLADAGGPEAVRALRERGSRLLLRFGAVDYRARAWLDGALLGGHEGGQTPWSVDVTDVLDPAEDPGTEHVLVVRAEDDPRDVTQPRGKQDWQDVPHDIWYLRTSGIWQPVWLEVVPALAVEHLAWTPDVPGAAVGCEVTLTAAPREPVRVTVRLDLDGVVLAEQTARVGEQRARLVIGVPALENGQGEQQLLWSPDHPRLVDARVVLTSGDGGTGVAAGGEVLDDVTSYLGLRTAGAGRGAFLLNGRPCYLRSVLAQNYWPTSHLAAPSAAALRREVELVKELGFNAVRVHQKAEDPRFLHWCDRLGVLVWGETANAYAFSPEAVRRLTTEWMDLVRRDASHPSVVTWVPINESWGVQHIATHPAQQSYATGLAALTRALDPSRPVVSNDGWEHTDSDLWTVHDYAERGEALREAYGSREAVAQLLAGGEPAGRVLRLPGGAERGQPVVLTEFGGVRFMPVLGGEEPEADAEPGQAGVATWGYSTASDARDFEARLRDLLDAVRASPVLAGFCYTQLTDTLQEANGLLDAERRPKLPVEVLRDVVTGPGPRRPG